One Podospora pseudopauciseta strain CBS 411.78 chromosome 5 map unlocalized CBS411.78m_5, whole genome shotgun sequence DNA window includes the following coding sequences:
- the NAT10 gene encoding N-acetyltransferase 10 (EggNog:ENOG503NU7C; BUSCO:EOG09260ETR; COG:S), which yields MTTQKVVDSRIPTLIRNGLQEKKRSFFVVVGDHAKDAIVHLYYIMSSMEVRHNKQVLWTYKNKLLGFTSHRKKRENKIKKEIKRGIREANSEDPFELFISLNDIRYVYYKETEKILGNTYGMLILQDFEAMTPNILARTIETVEGGGLVVLLLKGMNSLKQLYTMSMDVHSRYRTEAHDDVVARFNERFILSLGSCDSCLVIDDELNVLPISGGKGVKALPPPEEDEPLSKTKLELEKIKDSLQDTQPIGSLVKLAKTTDQAKALLTFVDAIAEKTLRNTVTLTAARGRGKSAAMGVAIAAAVAYGYSNIFITSPSPENLKTLFEFVFKGFDALDYKDHADYSIIQSTNPDFNKAIVRVNIHRNHRQTIQYFRPQDAHVLGQAELVVIDEAAAIPLPLVKKLMGPYLVFMASTVSGYEGTGRSLSLKLIKQLREQSMTGGNPNGSGTAEVDRASGKTTKETAGIGGRSLKEITLSEPIRYAQGDSVEKWLNTLLCLDATLPRSKLSTQGCPDPSQCELLHVNRDTLFSFHPVSERFLQQMVALYVASHYKNSPNDLQLMSDAPAHELFVLTGPISEGRLPEPLCVIQVSLEGKISRQSILNSLARGSQPAGDLIPWLVSQQFQDDEFASLSGARVVRIATNPDYVSMGYGSKALELLVNYYEGKFANLSEDDDATMAQAAPRVTGAELERGSLFDDIKVRDMSELPPLFAKLAERRPEKLDYVGVSYGLTQPLHKFWKRSQFAPVYLRQTANDLTGEHTCVMLRPLQDSNDSTWLGAFANDFHKRFLSLLSYKFREFPSILALTIEESAHAGAELDPSAKAGELSKAELDNVLTPFDHKRLESYSNGLLDYHVVLDLVPTIAHLFFNGKLKDVKLSGLQQAILLAVGLQRKEVDVVADELNLPASQLLAIFIKIMRKIVSHLSSVVSGAIEAEMPDQGRLGVSRENASGVHDDEVVDHKFVPLETSLEDELEEAGDEAAAELRKRQREMIDSLPLDQYEIEDDETVWRDAEKQVLKAAKSGKSGTTVSVKTKTKRKAVEDGGEEKGHSKAKKPKKEKSSKR from the exons ATGACGACCCAAAAAGTAGT AGACTCCCGAATCCCAACACTGATCCGCAATGGCCTCCAAGAGAAGAAGCGCtccttcttcgtcgtcgttggcgACCACGCCAAAGATGCCATCGTCCACCTCTACTACATCATGTCCAGCATGGAGGTGAGGCACAACAAGCAGGTGCTCTGGACCTACAAGAACAAGCTCCTCGGCTTCACCTCCCACCGAAAGAAGCGAGAgaacaagatcaagaaggaaaTCAAGCGCGGGATAAGAGAGGCCAACTCCGAGGACCCATTCGAGCTGTTCATCTCTCTCAACGATATCCGATATGTCTACTACAAGGAGACCGAGAAGATCCTCGGTAACACCTACGGCATGTTGATCCTCCAAGACTTCGAGGCCATGACGCCGAATATTCTCGCCAGGACGATCGAGACagtcgagggtggtggtctggTGGTTTTGCTGCTCAAGGGGATGAACTCCCTGAAGCAGCTCTACACCATGTCTATGGATGTCCACTCGAGATACAGGACCGAGGCGCACGATGACGTTGTGGCGAGGTTTAACGAGAGGTTTATCCTTTCGCTCGGGAGCTGCGATTCGTGCCTGGTCATCGATGACGAGTTGAACGTGTTGCCAATTTCCGGAGGAAAGGGGGTGAAGGCGCTGCCACCAccggaggaggacgagcCATTGAGCAAGACGAAgttggagctggagaagatcaaggatTCGTTGCAGGATACACAGCCGATCGGGTCGCTTGTGAAGCTTGCGAAGACGACGGACCAAGCGAAGGCCCTATTGACGTTCGTCGATGCGATTGCGGAAAAGACGCTCAGGAATACGGTCACGCTGACGGCTGCGCGTGGTCGCGGAAAGTCTGCGGCGATGGGCGTTGCCATTGCGGCGGCCGTGGCCTATGGATACAGCAATATCTTTATCACTTCGCCATCACCAGAAAACTTGAAGACACTGTTTGAGTTTGTGTTCAAGGGATTCGACGCGCTTGATTACAAGGACCACGCCGATTACTCGATCATTCAATCGACGAACCCAGATTTCAACAAGGCGATTGTCAGAGTCAACATTCACAGAAATCACCGTCAAACCATTCAATACTTCCGCCCTCAGGATGCGCACGTTCTTGGACAGGCCGAGCTGGTGGTTATCGATGAGGCGGCTGCtattccccttccccttgtCAAGAAGCTCATGGGCCCCTACCTGGTTTTCATGGCCTCGACAGTCAGCGGTTACGAAGGTACCGGTCGGTCGCTTTCGCTCAAGCTGATCAAGCAGCTCAGAGAACAGTCCATGACTGGTGGAAACCCGAATGGATCTGGCACTGCCGAGGTAGACAGAGCAAGTGGAAAGACTACCAAGGAAACTGCCGGTATTGGCGGTCGCTCCCTCAAGGAGATCACCCTCTCCGAACCCATTCGTTACGCCCAGGGCGACAGCGTGGAAAAGTGGCTCAACACCCTTCTCTGCCTCGATGCGACACTCCCCAGGTCAAAACTCAGCACCCAGGGCTGCCCCGACCCTTCTCAGTGCGAGCTCCTCCACGTCAATCGCGACACACTCTTCTCTTTTCACCCAGTCTCAGAGCGTTTCCTTCAGCAAATGGTCGCGCTCTATGTCGCTTCCCACTACAAGAACTCACCCAATGATCTTCAGCTCATGTCTGATGCGCCCGCCCACGAGCTTTTCGTGCTTACCGGACCCATCTCGGAAGGGAGACTGCCAGAACCACTGTGCGTCATCCAGGTGTCTCTGGAAGGTAAAATCAGCAGACAGAGCATCCTCAACAGCTTGGCCAGAGGGTCACAGCCAGCCGGTGATTTGATCCCCTGGCTGGTCTCCCAACAATTCCAAGATGACGAGTTCGCCTCTCTCTCCGGCGCCCGCGTTGTCCGTATCGCCACCAACCCCGACTACGTCTCCATGGGCTATGGCTCCAAGGCTTTGGAGTTGTTGGTCAACTACTACGAGGGCAAGTTCGCCAACCTGtccgaggatgacgatgcgACCATGGCCCAAGCCGCCCCAAGAGTCACGGGTGCCGAGCTGGAGAGAGGCAGTCTGTTCGATGACATCAAAGTCAGAGACATGTCTGAGCTCCCTCCCCTGTTCGCCAAACTGGCAGAGAGGAGACCGGAAAAACTGGACTATGTCGGTGTGAGCTACGGTTTGACGCAGCCGCTGCACAAGTTCTGGAAGAGGTCACAGTTTGCTCCGGTTTACCTGAGGCAAACGGCGAATGACTTGACAGGTGAGCACACGTGTGTCATGCTCAGGCCGTTGCAGGACAGCAATGACTCGACTTGGCTGGGGGCTTTTGCGAATGACTTCCACAAGAGGTTTTTGTCGCTGTTGAGTTACAAGTTTAGGGAGTTCCCCTCCATCTTGGCGTTGACGATTGAGGAGAGCGCGCATGCGGGTGCCGAGTTGGACCCGTCAGCCAAGGCTGGGGAATTGAGCAAGGCCGAGTTGGACAACGTGCTCACTCCTTTTGACCACAAGAGGTTGGAGTCGTATTCGAACGGGTTGCTTGATTACCACGTTGTGCTGGATCTTGTTCCTACTATCGCCCACTTGTTCTTTAACGGCAAGTTGAAGGATGTCAAGCTCAGTGGGCTGCAGCAGGCGATTTTGCTGGCGGTTGGTTTGcagaggaaggaggtggatgtggtggcGGATGAGTTGAACCTGCCGGCGAGTCAGCTGCTGGCGATTTTCATCAAGATTATGAGGAAGATTGTGTCGCATTTGAGCTCGGTGGTGTCGGGGGCGATTGAGGCTGAGATGCCGGATCAGGGCAGGCTCGGGGTGAGCAGGGAGAATGCTTCGGGTgtgcatgatgatgaggtggtggaccACAAGTTTGTGCCGTTGGAGACGAGCTTGGAGGatgagttggaggaggcgggggacGAGGCTGCTGCGGAGCTGAGgaagaggcagagggagatGATTGATTCTTTGCCTTTGGATCA GTATGAGATTGAAGACGACGAGACAGTCTGGAGGGATGCCGAGAAACAGGTGCTCAAGGCGGCCAAGAGCGGCAAGTCAGGGACAACGGTGAGCGTCAAGACCAAGACAAAGCGCAAGgctgttgaggatggtggtgaggagaagGGACACTCCAAGGcgaagaagcccaagaaggagaagagcagCAAGAGGTAA
- the NAB3 gene encoding nuclear polyadenylated RNA-binding protein 3 (COG:A; EggNog:ENOG503NVSM) encodes MSEQSPEIVAAASLSPLSPKPISVQIQSNSVVPMLQDQAATADTAMSGIIVDPGLETPDAPAPVSDTIVVAGDSSDFHDDSDGSIDYGEEDEAAEKPSATSDGAADAPPDNDEYARSFDSPVDPQSSSSEAGAGEPQPDVSEEAAASNSMNDQVTSAPAQAPAPAVIAHHEDRLPPPASSTATQPNVTSWPTLTSIENEPPSQSSGPETSSPSDAPTSTPNNKSAAASAEAADIQKLVDDITARATATVTSADTPTSVSAPLISGPLPPSLPPKPLLSAQPHAYQPRGPNPTHNHNHPLGPYRHSLDSMEPPASAPGAAGAGYAASFSNHAWDTFVNDERTYTSEQNWDRFPEGARIFVGNLSSDRVSKKEVFAVFSKYGRLAQISMKSAYGFVQYHNVSEAQAALEACQDMELGGRRIHLEISRRQKKKGGDDRGHSPDRRGGPRGMANDRLDLNNQPRDPGWKRTNDHRRSASPRRDDPRGFYARDRDNGPMSHDRRRSRSPRRSRFGSESYRRRSPSPHRRTPSDVDRLDIPRRYGNDVPDVQILLLQDLDRPFVDWVQNALHVHGLKTAVMHLNPRFPRNTIVQRQVLEGVHAIIDLDQKSRDSGLISLQLFIRNTGTGSNIRFESYNSLNPELAGGLVMREKTRVVHAPPPPPPPHVAAYPPTYQPPPVAAPTAPYQSPIVPPPATGYQSYPPASSIPQAAPAPPATPIDNDYLRSLLTGLQTQQQSQQQTAAARAPAPQIDINALLGSLQGGVPQQAPPQQYGVPQPPQFQGAAGYYGGGQNAVAPTPVALGNNAHIQNIMENLKRASGSK; translated from the exons ATGTCGGAACAGTCGCCCGAAATTGTGGCCGCCGCCAGTCTGAGTCCCCTCTCGCCCAAGCCCATCTCTGTCCAGATCCAGAGCAATTCTGTGGTGCCCATGCTCCAGGACCAAGCAGCTACCGCTGACACAGCCATGTCCGGCATCATCGTGGATCCCGGTCTGGAGACTCCGGATGCCCCTGCGCCAGTCTCCGATACTATCGTAGTGGCCGGTGACTCGTCGGACTTCCACGATGATAGCGACGGCAGCATTGACTACggtgaagaggacgaggccgCCGAGAAGCCCTCTGCCACCTCTGACGGTGCTGCCGATGCTCCTCCCGACAATGATGAGTATGCAAGAAGCTTTGATTCGCCTGTCGACCCCCAGAGCTCGAGTAGCGAGGCTGGTGCTGGCGAGCCTCAGCCTGATGTATCAGAGGAGGCTGCCGCTTCCAATTCCATGAATGACCAAGTCACATCTGCACCTGCTcaagctccagctccagctgtCATTGCCCATCATGAAGatcgccttcctccacccGCATCGTCGACAGCAACCCAGCCTAATGTCACCAGCTGGCCAACGCTCACATCCATTGAGAATGAGCCACCTTCCCAGTCCAGCGGCCCCGAAACTTCCAGTCCATCAGACGCACCGACgtccacccccaacaacaagtCCGCTGCTGCATCTGCTGAGGCCGCTGACATCCAAAAGCTGGTAGACGACATCACTGCTCGAGCCACTGCTACTGTCACGTCTGCAGATACCCCAACATCCGTATCCGCCCCTTTGATTTCAggcccccttcccccatcACTGCCCCCCAAGCCATTATTATCGGCTCAACCACATGCCTATCAGCCACGTGGTCCCAATCCCAcacacaaccacaaccacccgTTAGGACCTTATAGACATTCGCTTGACTCCATGGAGCCACCAGCCTCGGCTCCTGGAGCGGCTGGCGCCGGTTACGCAGCCTCCTTTTCCAACCATGCCTGGGATACCTTCGTTAACGACGAGAGGACGTATACCTCGGAACAAAATTGGGATAGGTTCCCCGAAGGCGCCCGTATCTTTGTCG GCAATCTCTCCAGCGATCGGGTATCAAAGAAGGAGGTGTTCGCCGTGTTCAGCAAGTATGGCAGACTAGCGCAGATTTCCATGAAGAGCGCCTATGGTTTTGTGCAGTACCACAACGTTTCTGAAGCCCAGGCCGCACTGGAGGCATGTCAGGACATGGAGCTTGGTGGCCGCCGTATTC ACCTCGAAATATCTCGtcgacaaaagaaaaagggtgGAGATGACAGAGGGCACTCGCCAGATCGACGCGGTGGTCCTCGTGGCATGGCAAATGACAGGCTCGACTTGAACAACCAGCCGAGAGACCCTGGTTGGAAGAGAACCAATGACCACCGCCGCTCCGCCTCGCCCCGCCGAGACGACCCTCGCGGCTTCTATGCTCGAGATCGTGACAACGGTCCAATGTCACACGACCGTCGCCGGTCCCGGTCGCCCCGGCGCAGCCGTTTTGGCAGTGAATCCTATAGACGAAGAAGTCCCAGTCCACATCGCCGCACCCCATCGGATGTAGACCGCCTCGACATCCCTCGCCGCTACGGCAACGATGTTCCAGACGTCCAGATCCTGCTCCTCCAAGATCTGGACCGGCCCTTTGTTGACTGGGTACAGAACGCTCTCCATGTCCATGGCCTCAAGACAGCCGTGATGCATCTCAACCCTCGCTTTCCCCGCAATACAATCGTGCAGCGCCAGGTGCTCGAAGGTGTTCATGCCATTATTGACCTAGACCAGAAATCCCGTGACTCGGGATTGATATCACTGCAACTGTTCATCCGCAACACAGGCACGGGGAGCAATATCCGGTTTGAGAGTTACAACTCGCTGAACCCGGAACTGGCGGGTGGGCTGGTCatgagggagaagacgagAGTCGTGcatgctcctccaccacctccaccgccccatGTCGCGGCATATCCTCCAACTTaccagcctcctcctgttgctgctccCACTGCTCCTTATCAGAGTCCCATTGTTCCACCGCCTGCCACCGGATATCAAAGCTATCCTCCAGCGTCATCCATTCCACaagctgctcctgctcctcctgctaCGCCTATTGATAATGATTATTTGAGGTCTCTGTTGACCGGTCTCCAAACCCAGCAGCAGTCGCAACAGcagactgctgctgccagggCACCTGCTCCACAGATTGATATCAATGCGTTGCTTGGGTCTTTGCAGGGTGGTGTACCGCAGCAAGCACCACCGCAACAGTATGGGGtgccacaaccaccacagtTCCAGGGAGCAGCAGGGTACTACGGCGGTGGGCAGAATGCGGTTGCACCGACGCCGGTGGCATTGGGGAACAATGCGCATATTCAGAACATTATGGAGAATCTCAAGAGGGCTTCGGGGAGTAAGtag
- a CDS encoding uncharacterized protein (EggNog:ENOG503P8VE; COG:S) → MRLTTTLISLLLGSVAEAGPLKWRRGWNGNGHQGRRTVEEEEGVGRMKWARQFNTTVGGPVITTRTNIETTVVTTIVPETTMTEVEEAVPTTTTRSLVSQVTLPLVGAPETSAGAGLETSTAEATVTGLPGATVSSIVSSGAESSVGETSVGEVTATETLTTETSTVETSTVETSTAETSETATASLETSLVETSTPATSLASETETSVETSKPLPTSSTPLIVSSFLTPSATATGTASTDLTSTATTEPADLTSSPTETGATSTLPAETASTPATSTANVTVTGEPNTAIPTAITNLPTATASIPTNEFRNNIALAQEYNTIFSETTMSTACNVGQAACVNHNVVKCSENGNNFELQRECPSGTACFAMPLNNTVNGVIIGCVDPDLAQETLGIVPADMIPNLPSDAPSTPPATTAPASSTPADTFTATATITVSSGVGTVTETDVDTTPTESPAQSITSTATITISTGIETVTQTGEAPIQTETTPLTTAITKTATIDLTSETITMTLTLSPTPRFPQLDETIIPLPTTTNLPSVEPFLPAPVESEPLQTSATPPPIIFPTPEPVPTTTTTRTRLSVIPIEDTTTITTTATASATPTPIPEPTTTTIPDVANGGQEKEATVTVTERETVTEQVRETVTVTVGA, encoded by the coding sequence ATGCGCCTTACAACAACATTAATATCGCTACTTTTGGGGTCGGTTGCAGAGGCCGGTCCTCTtaagtggaggaggggatggaatgggaatgggcatcaggggaggaggacggtggaggaggaggagggggtggggaggatgaagtGGGCGAGGCAGTTTAATACTACCGTTGGGGGGCCGGTGATCACGACGCGTACGAACATCGAGACCACGGTCGTGACGACGATTGTGCCggagacgacgatgacggaggttgaggaggctgTACCTACTACAACGACGAGGAGTTTGGTTAGCCAGGTTACGCTGCCGTTGGTTGGGGCGCCAGAGACGAGCGCcggggcggggttggagacTTCTACTGCTGAGGCGACGGTGACGGGCTTACCTGGGGCTACAGTCAGCTCGATTGTGAGTTCGGGGGCGGAGAGTTCTGTGGGTGAGACGTCGGTAGGGGAGGTTACTGCTACCGAGACTCTTACGACTGAGACCTCTACTGTTGAAACTTCGACTGTCGAGACTTCAACAGCGGAGACATCGGAGACCGCGACTGCTTCCCTCGAGACCTCTCTAGTCGAAACATCCACGCCCGCCACGAGCCTCGCCAGTGAGACGGAGACCTCCGTTGAGACATCAAAGCCGTTGCCAACTTCAAGCACGCCGCTGATTGTTTCCTCCTTTCTTACTCCATCGGCCACCGCGACTGGGACTGCTAGTACCGATCTCACCAGCACCGCTACTACCGAACCCGCCGACCTCACAAGCAGCCCGACAGAGACTGGTGCTACTAGCACTCTCCCTGCCGAAACCGCATCAACACCGGCCACCTCAACCGCCaacgtcaccgtcaccggcgagcccaacaccgccattcccaccgccatcaccaacctcccaaccGCCACCGCAAGCATCCCCACCAATGAGTTCAGAAACAACATTGCCCTGGCCCAGGAGTAcaacaccatcttctcaGAAACCACCATGTCCACCGCCTGCAACGTAGGCCAGGCCGCCTGCGTCAACCACAACGTCGTGAAGTGCTCCGAGAATGGAAACAACTTTGAGCTTCAGCGCGAGTGCCCCTCCGGCACAGCCTGCTTCGCCATGCCCCTGAACAATACGGTCAACGGCGTCATCATCGGGTGCGTCGATCCTGATCTGGCGCAGGAGACCTTGGGAATTGTGCCAGCGGATATGATCCCCAATCTCCCAAGCGATGCCCCTTCCACTCCTCCCGCAACCACTGCACCTGCCTCGAGCACACCAGCGGATACATTCactgcaacagcaaccatCACAGTCTCTTCCGGCGTCGGAACAGTCACCGAAACAGACGTCGATACTACCCCCACAGAGTCACCAGCACAATCCATCACCAGCACAGCAACCATCACGATCTCGACCGGCATCGAGACAGTCACCCAAACAGGGGAAGCTCCCATCCAAACCGAgacaacccccctcacaaccgccatcaccaaaacTGCCACCATCGACCTGACCTCAGAAACAATAACCATGaccctcaccctcagccCAACCCCCCGCTTCCCCCAACTCGACGAGACCattatccccctccccacaacaaccaacctccCAAGCGTCGaacccttcctccccgcGCCTGTCGAGAGCGAACCTCTCCAAACATCagccacccctcccccgatcATCTTTCCCACTCCTGAGCCGGTTCCAACCACTACAACAACGAGGACAAGATTGTCGGTTATTCCTATCgaggacaccaccaccatcaccaccaccgccaccgcctccgccacTCCCACTCCTATTCCAGAgccaacgacaacaacaatccCAGACGTGGCAAACGGAGGGCAGGAGAAAGAGGCAACGGTCACGGTGACGGAGAGGGAGACAGTGACGGAGCAGGTGCGGGAGACGGTGACGGTTACTGTTGGTGCTTAA
- a CDS encoding uncharacterized protein (BUSCO:EOG09264PDD; COG:J; EggNog:ENOG503P6UH): protein MPDMAVSAVAAWSWSMGTTELLWIWTEMGLGERGLRLAAATISGDCSDIKGDAGCGMRTDVRGGVASARLRGDKTYSYLQEEENSRSQAPPELRVAWRDLPFRVEVGVGFFSTTTTNEWIVFHCLHSSINNNSIHQRMSLLRRPQPLNLLFSGSRWVSVPPFPRFIRHQAFDASFDEEQLSEARRWHQSFKIDSLPEGNTSFARSSGPGGQHVNKFVHLPPLVDCLGRTETKATTTWPVPQLLSRLPKLLHAGVRESKYFSKRSDSLVFQAQTQRSRTANSEENRQKLFDELQQLYEATVPNATRPEKAAKYEALKKSATETRIKTKKHHSSKKAYRKGASE, encoded by the exons ATGCCGGACATGGCTGTGTCAGCGGTAGCTGCTTGGTCCTGGAGCATGGGCACCACAGAATTGCTCTGGATCTGGACAGAGATGGGCTTGGGCGAGAGGGGACTCAGACTGGCGGCGGCCACAATTTCGGGCGACTGTTCCGACATCAAGGGGGATGCGGGATGCGGGATGCGGAC AGACGTGAGAGGTGGAG TTGCAAGCGCAAGGCTGAGAGGAGATAAAACATATTCTTATTTGCAGGAGGAAGAAAATTCTCGATCACAAGCCCCACCTGAGCTTAGGGTTGCTTGGCGTGACCTGCCGTTCAGGGTTGAAGTGGGAGTGGGGTTCTTCAGCACAACAACGACCAATGAATGGATTGTCTTCCATTGTTTGCATTCCTCAATCAATAACAACAGCATCCATCAAAGAATGTCGCTGCTTCGTAGACCTCAGCCATTAAACCTCCTGTTTTCAGGAAGTCGCTGGGTGTCAGTACCACCATTCCCGCGATTCATTAGACACCAGGCCTTCGACGCATCTTTTGACGAAGAGCAGCTTAGTGAAGCCCGGAGATGGCACCAGTCATTCAAGATTGACAGTCTTCCAGAAGGCAACACATCGTTTGCCCGCTCATCCGGTCCTGGCGGCCAACATGTGAATAAGTTTGTGCATCTGCCACCG CTTGTTGACTGTCTGGGCAGGACGGAAACTAAAGCAACTACCACATGGCCTGTTCCACAGCTACTATCCAGACTCCCCAAACTGCTACATGCTGGTGTTAGGGAATCGAAATACTTTTCCAAGCGGAGTGACTCTCTGGTTTTCCAGGCCCAGACCCAGAGAAGCCGCACTGCCAACTCGGAAGAAAACCGACAGAAGCTGTTTGACGAGCTCCAGCAGCTGTATGAAGCCACCGTGCCAAACGCAACACGGCCAGAAAAAGCTGCCAAATATGAAGCACT GAAGAAGAGCGCCACAGAGACCAGGATAAAAACCAAAAAGCACCATTCTTCCAAAAAGGCCTACCGGAAGGGGGCTTCAGAATGA